The genomic segment GAATCCACGCCAGATGACCACTCCCACCTGctccttgtcttttcatttttatgagacTAAATACCCCACAACAGGGTTTCAAGACACTTCATCAGAGGACTCTGTCCCTCCTCCCCTAAATATAGTCCAGTCTATATTTCCGTTCTTACAGAGAGGGACTGAATCCTCTGGGTGGGGTTTGCCAGATAACAAGAGAGCTGTATTGTTTTCTccattccaaattttattttatgaattaaacctagaatcattttctttttttacttcattCTGAGAATACACTGTTGATTCATACTCAACTTTCTGTTGgcagctgagtgcagtgactcacgcctacaatcccagcactttgggaggccaaggcgggcagatgacctgagatcaggacttcaagatcagcctggctaacatagtgaaactccatctctactaaaaacacagaaattagccaaagatagtggcaggcacctatcgtcacagctactctagaggctgaggcaggagaattgctcgaatctgggagctggaggttgcagtgagctgagattgtgccatggcactccagcctgggtgacagagtgagactccatctcaaaaaagaaaagaagaaactttcTATTAGCCAAACATATATTGTATTCACACATAAACTCAATCAATATTGTACCTGATTCCGAACAATGAGGAAGGCTTGGttataaaggaagaaataggaGTATCGGGGCAAAGCAGTCTTTCCATTGGAGGCTTCAAAATAGCCAGGGAGAAAGGCTGAAGAGTGTTGTTCTTACCTTCCCCTCTCtactacattttcttctcttgtcaAAAAACCTGAAATTGAGGAAATGAATCTCCTAAGCTCTGGGTCGAGAAAATCTTAACATCTCAGGTTCTTGGCAGGACACGTGATACCAATCAGGCCTCTTATAAGATATTGGCCCTGAGGGccctttttctttccatctcagGAACTCAAACATGACCAGGAAGATCTTCACAAATACCAGGGAGCGGTGGAGGCAGCAGAACGTCAACAGCGCCTTTGCCAAGCTGAGGAAGCTCATCCCTACTCACCCTCCAGACAAAAAGCTGAGCAAAAATGAAACACTTCGCCTGGCAATGAGGTATATCAACTTCTTGGTCAAGGTCTTGGGGGAGCAAAGCCTGCAACAAACAGGAGTGGCTGCTCAGGGAAACTTTCTGGGGCTCTTCCCTCAAGGACCCCCCCTGCCGGGCCTGGAGGACAGGACTCTGCTTGAGAACTACCGGGTTCCTTCACCTGGCCCAGGCCACCACATTCCTTAGTGTGGCTCTAGCTGTCATCTCCCCGGGCAGCACTTGCTCAGAAATCACTGGCTGTGGACAGGCTTTTGCACAGTCCAGAGCTGACTTGATGATAAGTCGTGAAGCATGAATTTAAGCTTCCTGGGAGGTGGCTCAGGGACAGCTACAGGGAGCTGAAAGGAGCCATGAGGAACGTCACTGGTGGGCTGCCACCTGCCAGGGATGTCAGGTAGAGCAGCCTACCTCTGCCTATTTTAAATCCAGGTTCTGCATAAGAGTTTTGGATAAAAAATtctaagtaagaaaaaaaaggggttgaAAAATCACTGTTTATGTCTTCAGTTATAAGAAAGAAGTTTTCTCATGAGGGATCTCAGGTGAATAAGTAGAATATGCTTCCTtcagaacatattttaaagtttgttttgaaaaatgagatGTGATCAAGGGTGAACAAAATCTTAAGATTgatgagctgggcgcagtggctcatgcctataatcccagcactttgggaggctgaggtgggcagatcacctgaggtcaggagttcgagaccagcctggccaacgtagtgaaatccccatctctactgaaaatataaaaatgagccaggtgtggtagtgcacacctgtaatcccagctactcgggaggttgaggcacgagaatcacttgaacctgggagggggaggttgcagtgagccaagatcataccactgaactccagcctgagca from the Callithrix jacchus isolate 240 chromosome 1, calJac240_pri, whole genome shotgun sequence genome contains:
- the TAL2 gene encoding T-cell acute lymphocytic leukemia protein 2, which translates into the protein MTRKIFTNTRERWRQQNVNSAFAKLRKLIPTHPPDKKLSKNETLRLAMRYINFLVKVLGEQSLQQTGVAAQGNFLGLFPQGPPLPGLEDRTLLENYRVPSPGPGHHIP